From Salvia splendens isolate huo1 chromosome 16, SspV2, whole genome shotgun sequence, a single genomic window includes:
- the LOC121772591 gene encoding homeobox protein BEL1 homolog — protein MDGEEKTVGGGGINIMAASTGYCYSDASSTENPQIYNLTAPMEIIGFPSKTLIHTHQSINDFTNHQSLLLSPDSWNHHHQNRLIVHDPYANQRQPATQPQGSLSLSLTSSNLQPFQMRQNDVGQSSNSMYRQMMQQQFQIRNSRYLQPAKELLNQLCNLGTAAEKMKGKKSCGEDDSAAAAGEPFAVDVVELQSRKAKLLQMLQEVDRRYKHYCGQMQAVVLSFEAVAGEGAAAAYSGMALRAMSRHFRCLKDGILGQIKAANKAMGDRDAAIAGASKGETPRLRILDQKLRQQRAFQQMGMVENHPWRPQRGLPEKSVAVLRAWLFEHFLHPYPSEVDKRILGRQTGLSRSQVSNWFINARVRLWKPMVEEMYLEDQKEGGQGEGEKEEQAAGHEDRKPTEDQLMMRTDSDCLSSIINTSSSRNHITRGGGDAMQFDFSSYASASHHTGGGGGGGGVSLTLGLQQHGGGGVTLAFTPAASEGGLFYPRDEEMEECERVDQYSSMFDGGSQNLHLMGAQLLHDLAGPG, from the exons atgGATGGTGAAGAGAAGACAGTAGGAGGAGGAGGGATCAATATCATGGCCGCATCTACTGGATACTGCTATTCCGACGCCTCTTCAACAGAAAACCCCCAAATCTACAACCTCACTGCACCCATGGAGATTATAGGGTTTCCTTCCAAAACTCTGATTCATACTCACCAATCCATCAACGATTTCACAAATCACCAATCCTTATTGCTTTCACCGGATTCATGGAATCACCACCATCAAAACAGATTGATTGTCCACGATCCGTATGCAAATCAAAGGCAGCCGGCCACTCAGCCTCAAGGATCTCTTTCCCTCTCACTCACTTCCTCCAATCTGCAGCCCTTTCAGATGCGACAAAACGACGTCGGTCAATCGAGTAATTCCATGTATCGGCAGATGATGCAACAGCAGTTTCAGATTCGGAACTCCAGGTACCTTCAGCCGGCGAAGGAGCTCCTCAATCAGCTCTGCAATCTCGGAACCGCAGCGGAGAAGATGAAGGGCAAAAAAAGCTGCGGCGAGGACGACAGCGCTGCCGCGGCGGGGGAGCCTTTCGCCGTCGACGTCGTGGAGCTGCAGAGTCGAAAGGCGAAGCTGCTGCAAATGCTACAAGAG GTTGATAGAAGGTACAAGCACTACTGCGGTCAGATGCAGGCGGTGGTGCTGTCGTTCGAGGCGGTGGCCGGAGAGGGCGCGGCAGCGGCCTACTCCGGCATGGCTCTGCGGGCGATGTCGCGGCACTTCCGATGCCTCAAGGATGGGATTTTAGGTCAAATTAAGGCGGCGAACAAGGCGATGGGGGATAGAGACGCTGCGATTGCCGGCGCCAGCAAAGGCGAGACTCCACGGCTCAGAATTCTCGATCAGAAATTGAGGCAGCAGAGGGCTTTCCAGCAGATGGGGATGGTCGAGAATCACCCGTGGCGCCCCCAGCGCGGCCTCCCGGAGAAGTCCGTCGCCGTCCTCCGCGCTTGGCTCTTTGAACACTTCCTCCATCC GTATCCAAGCGAAGTAGATAAACGCATTTTAGGCAGACAAACAGGTCTCTCAAGAAGCCAG GTATCAAACTGGTTCATCAACGCGCGGGTGCGCCTCTGGAAGCCCATGGTCGAGGAAATGTACCTCGAGGACCAAAAGGAAGGCGGCCAAGGcgaaggagaaaaagaagaaCAGGCCGCTGGGCACGAGGACCGCAAGCCGACCGAGGATCAGCTGATGATGAGAACAGACTCAGATTGCCTCTCCTCCATAATCAACACTTCATCATCAAGAAATCACATCACCAGAGGCGGAGGCGATGCGATGCAGTTCGATTTCTCATCATACGCCTCCGCCTCTCATCATACcggcggtggtggaggaggaggaggggtgTCATTGACATTGGGTTTGCAGCAGCACGGCGGCGGCGGGGTGACCTTGGCATTCACCCCGGCGGCGTCGGAGGGGGGGTTGTTCTACCCTAGAGATGAGGAGATGGAGGAGTGTGAGAGGGTGGATCAGTATTCTTCAATGTTTGATGGGGGAAGCCAGAATCTGCATTTGATGGGGGCGCAGCTGCTTCATGATTTGGCTGGACCTGGATAA